A single genomic interval of Pyrus communis chromosome 5, drPyrComm1.1, whole genome shotgun sequence harbors:
- the LOC137733176 gene encoding methylsterol monooxygenase 1-2-like gives MLPYQNIEEAEEALSRALSLAEKLWFKYSAQKPDHILHYHNIIFLMLFYTLAPLPYVFIGLGGFKNIHKYKIQPKVKDSSSNMFKCYKDVMQTFLLVVGPLQVISYSTVQWIGIRTSLPLPSLSQVFPQIVVYFVIEDFSNYWIHRLLHCKWAYEKIHRVHHEYTAPIGLAAPYAHWAEILILGLPSFLGPTLVPCHITTYWLWFVLRQLEAIETHSGYMFPWSPTKYIPFYGGAEYHDYHHYVGKLSKGNFASVFTYCDYIYGTHKGYRLHKQLLEKAKL, from the exons ATGTTGCCTTATCAGAATAttgaagaagcagaagaagcCCTTAGCAGGGCTCTAAGTTTAGCAGAGAAGCTATGGTTCAAATACTCAGCTCAAAAACCTGATCACATCCTCCATTACCATAACATTATCTTCCTGATGTTGTTTTACACCTTGGCTCCGCTGCCATACGTGTTCATCGGCCTCGGCGGGTTCAAGAACATCCACAAGTACAAAATTCAGCCAAAAGTGAAGGACTCCTCCTCCAACATGTTCAAGTGCTACAAAGATGTCATGCAAACCTTCCTTCTTGTTGTTGGTCCTCTGCAAGTGATTTCATACTCCACAGTCCAG TGGATCGGGATACGGACGAGTCTGCCATTGCCGTCCTTGTCACAAGTATTTCCACAAATTGTGGTGTATTTCGTTATAGAGGATTTTTCAAATTATTGGATCCATCGGTTGCTCCACTGTAAATGGGCCTACGAGAAGATCCACAGGGTCCACCATGAATATACTGCTCCCATTGGGCTCGCAGCACCATATGCTCATTGGGCCGAGATTTTGATTCTAGGCCTTCCATCATTCCTCGGCCCAACTTTGGTTCCCTGTCACATTACCACCTACTGGTTGTGGTTCGTTTTGCGGCAGTTGGAAGCAATAGAAACTCATAGCGG GTACATGTTCCCTTGGAGTCCCACAAAATATATCCCATTTTATGGAGGTGCAGAGTACCATGACTATCATCACTATGTCGGAAAACTTAGCAAGGGCAACTTTGCATCAGTTTTCACCTACTGTGATTACATCTACGGGACCCACaag GGATACCGGTTGCACAAACAACTACTTGAGAAGGCAAAACTGTAA